The following coding sequences lie in one Trichoderma breve strain T069 chromosome 1, whole genome shotgun sequence genomic window:
- a CDS encoding leucine carboxyl methyltransferase domain-containing protein codes for MSAPSIPNLLSLRARGGRGRTRGRGQGRGGFGTGAEAPASRGQAHDSVIQGTDTDAAVSRLSAVDTGYLSDPYARYFVSAFDGPPARRFPIINRGTYTRTTAIDNLVHSFLAGTEGEEQQGQVTRQIVSLGAGTDTRPFRLFSQQSHPQLVYHEIDFSVTSAKKLKTVEAVPSLASILTNRSTGDTGSWSSQPLNGEYFCHGLDIRRLSPAATDILPGLRTDVPTLILSECCLCYLSQEESEGVLEYFSSRIPNISVVIYEPIHLGDPFSDTMVSNLAARNIHMPSLERRRDEADEAARLKRMGFETTRQLTIDRLWSKWVNAEEKERVDRLEGLDEIEEWQLLAGHYAVVWSFRGDGFEGWRGIE; via the exons ATGTCAGCGCCATCCATCCccaatcttctctctctccggGCCAGAGGCGGTCGGGGCCGAACCCGAGGCCGGGGGCAAGGACGCGGAGGTTTTGGAaccggcgccgaagctccTGCTTCTCGCGGCCAGGCACATGATTCAGTTATCCAGGGAACCGATACGGATGCGGCCGTGTCGAGGTTGAGTGCCGTCGATACGGGCTATCTCAGTGATCCATACGCGCGGTATTTTGTGTCTGCTTTTGATGGTCCACCGGCAAGACGAttccccatcatcaacagAG GAACATACACGCGTACAACAGCTATAGATAACCTTGTTCACTCGTTCCTTGCAGGAACcgagggagaagagcagcagggACAAGTCACGAGGCAGATAGTATCTCTAGGTGCTGGCACCGATACCAGGCCTTTCCGGCTCTTTAGTCAACAAAGCCATCCACAGCTAGTTTATCATGAGATTGACTTTTCAGTAACAAgtgccaagaagctcaagacgGTTGAAGCAGTGCCGTCTTTGGCCAGCATCTTGACCAACCGATCAACGGGAGACACAGGCAGCTGGTCAAGCCAGCCGTTGAATGGAGAGTATTTCTGCCACGGGCTAGATATCCGTCGGCTATCACCTGCGGCTACCGACATTCTACCTGGGCTTCGCACCGACGTCCCTACTCTCATCCTCTCAGAATGCTGTCTCTGCTATCTCTCTCAGGAGGAATCAGAGGGTGTGCTCGAGTATTTCTCCTCTCGGATACCTAATATCTCCGTCGTAATCTACGAGCCGATTCACCTTGGAGATCCTTTTAGTGATACCATGGTATCAAACTTGGCAGCGAGGAATATTCACATGCCTAGCCTCGAGCGCCGCAGAGACGAAGCAGACGAAGCGGCTCGGCTTAAACGAATGGGGTTTGAGACCACCCGTCAATTGACTATTGATCGCTTATGGAGCAAATGGGTGAATGccgaagagaaggagagagtAGACAGGCTTGAAGGACTAGATGAAATCGAGGAGTGGCAACTACTTGCAGGACACTATGCCGTTGTATGGAGTTTTAGAGGAGACGGATTCGAGGGGTGGAGAGGCATTGAATAA